In the genome of Thunnus maccoyii chromosome 15, fThuMac1.1, whole genome shotgun sequence, one region contains:
- the ddah2 gene encoding N(G),N(G)-dimethylarginine dimethylaminohydrolase 2, translating into MANMCPYGRFTHAVVRGIPETFGKAVGDGGKNGDVSVDLAKAQRQFGCLTGALRQKVGLQLIEIPPDPELPESWRIDDVAVIQGDTALITRPFKQQRRSEAEAVRRVMSELNLTVVEMGAEEGDSGGATLEGSDVLFTGREFFVGISSHTNRRGAEVLADTFRDFAVSTVPVCGGARLKNICSMGGPDTIIIGNSDGAKKTLRMMEQLTDHHYEVLTVPEDSAANCIYIKGPSKRDFLLHRPAEECPDSVSAFQKLQDYTLLPTASSEASKLGASLSSLCLLINRKHTYF; encoded by the exons ATGGCAAACATGTGCCCATATGGCCGATTCACCCACGCTGTGGTGCGGGGCATCCCAGAGACCTTTGGGAAAGCAGTGGGAGACGGTGGTAAGAACGGGGACGTCTCAGTGGACCTGGCCAAGGCTCAGCGTCAGTTTGGTTGCCTGACAGGAGCCCTGAGGCAGAAGGTCGGCCTGCAGCTGATCGAGATCCCCCCTGACCCTGAGCTGCCAGAAAGCTGGAGGATAGACGATGTGGCAGTCATCCAGGGAGACACAGCACTCATCACCAGGCCTTTCAAGCAGCAGAGACGCAGTGAG GCAGAGGCAGTGCGGAGGGTGATGTCAGAGCTAAACCTGACGGTGGTGGAGATGGGGGCTGAGGAGGGGGACTCTGGAGGGGCCACGCTGGAGGGCAGCGACGTCCTCTTCACGGGAAGAGAGTTCTTCGTCGGCATCTCCTCCCACACTAACCGCAGAGGAGCCGAGGTGCTGGCAGACACTTtcagg GACTTTGCTGTGTCCACTGTCCCGGTCTGCGGTGGAGCCCGGCTGAAAAACATCTGCTCCATGGGAGGTCCAGACACGATCATCATCGGCAACAGTGACGGGGCCAAGAAGACACTccgg ATGATGGAACAGCTGACTGATCACCACTATGAAGTGCTGACTGTCCCGGAAGACTCGGCGGCCAACTGCATCTACATAAAAGGCCCGTCCAAACGAGACTTCCTGCTCCACCGGCCTGCAGAGGAATGTCCTGACAGCGTCTCT GCCTTCCAGAAGCTACAGGACTACACCCTTCTGCCTACAGCCAGCAGCGAGGCCTCTAAACTGGGAGCGTCTCTGTCCTCGCTCTGCCTCCTCATCAATAGAAAGCACAcatatttctga
- the LOC121913322 gene encoding uncharacterized protein LOC121913322 isoform X2, with translation MQTTCLRCFTCVFPALSPLDCFKFPQECPAGQRCLSSTAMGIRGSLQVTMYEKSCALPAQCGVSGQKYSTGLYFNYTNVCCDTDLCNGAVSVAALSWGGAALCLLPALSLLLA, from the exons atgCAAACAA ccTGTTTGCGCTGTTTCACCTGTGTGTTCCCCGCCCTTTCTCCTCTGGACTGCTTTAAGTTTCCTCAGGAATGCCCGGCCGGGCAGCGCTGCCTGTCTAGCACTGCGATGGGAATACGAG GCTCACTACAAGTGACAATGTACGAGAAAAGCTGCGCTCTTCCCGCCCAGTGCGGTGTGAGTGGGCAGAAATACTCCACAGGCCTGTACTTCAACTACACCAACGTCTGCTGTGATACAGACCTGTGTAACGGGGCCGTGTCCGTTGCTGCCCTCAGCTGGGGAGGAGCGGCACTCTGCCTGCTGCCTGCTCTCAGCCTCTTGCTGGCCTGA
- the LOC121913322 gene encoding prostate stem cell antigen-like isoform X1: MPRSQLLIVLLCCLPLATCLRCFTCVFPALSPLDCFKFPQECPAGQRCLSSTAMGIRGSLQVTMYEKSCALPAQCGVSGQKYSTGLYFNYTNVCCDTDLCNGAVSVAALSWGGAALCLLPALSLLLA; encoded by the exons ATGCCTCGTTCACAACTTCTGATTGTGCTCCTGTGTTGTCTTCCCCTGGCAA ccTGTTTGCGCTGTTTCACCTGTGTGTTCCCCGCCCTTTCTCCTCTGGACTGCTTTAAGTTTCCTCAGGAATGCCCGGCCGGGCAGCGCTGCCTGTCTAGCACTGCGATGGGAATACGAG GCTCACTACAAGTGACAATGTACGAGAAAAGCTGCGCTCTTCCCGCCCAGTGCGGTGTGAGTGGGCAGAAATACTCCACAGGCCTGTACTTCAACTACACCAACGTCTGCTGTGATACAGACCTGTGTAACGGGGCCGTGTCCGTTGCTGCCCTCAGCTGGGGAGGAGCGGCACTCTGCCTGCTGCCTGCTCTCAGCCTCTTGCTGGCCTGA
- the rps5 gene encoding 40S ribosomal protein S5, with product MTEWETAPAVAETPEIKLFGKWSTDDVQINDISLQDYIAVKEKYAKYLPHSGGRYAAKRFRKAQCPIVERLTNSMMMHGRNNGKKLMTVRIVKHAFEIIHLLTGENPLQVLVNAIINSGPREDSTRIGRAGTVRRQAVDVSPLRRVNQAIWLLCTGAREAAFRNIKTIAECLADELINAAKGSSNSYAIKKKDELERVAKSNR from the exons A tgactGAGTGGGAGACTGCCCCAGCCGTGGCCGAGACCCCAGAGATCAAGCTCTTTGGCAAGTGGAGCACCGACGATGTTCAGATCAATGACATCTCTCTGCAG GATTACATTGCTGTGAAAGAGAAGTACGCCAAGTACCTGCCACACTCTGGAGGACGTTATGCCGCCAAGCGTTTCCGTAAGGCCCAGTGCCCCATCGTGGAGCGTCTGACCAACTCCATGATGATGCACGGCCGCAACAACGGCAAGAAGCTGATGACCGTGCGCATTGTCAAGCACGCTTTCGAGATCATCCACCTGCTGACCGGAGAG AATCCCCTCCAGGTCTTGGTGAACGCCATCATCAACAGTGGACCCCGTGAGGACTCCACCCGTATCGGTCGTGCCGGTACCGTCAGGAGGCAGGCTGTGGACGTGTCCCCCCTCCGCAGAGTCAACCAG GCCATCTGGCTGCTGTGCACAGGAGCAAGAGAAGCTGCTTTCAGGAACATTAAGACCATCGCCGAGTGCCTGGCTGATGAGCTGATCAATGCAGCTAAG gGTTCATCTAACTCTTATGCCATCAAGAAGAAAGACGAGTTGGAGAGAGTCGCCAAGTCCAACCGTTAA